One genomic region from Ammospiza caudacuta isolate bAmmCau1 chromosome 1, bAmmCau1.pri, whole genome shotgun sequence encodes:
- the PENK gene encoding proenkephalin-A, whose protein sequence is MAGRWCRGGCRSGRVSGSPTAIGGGRPVPAVPNYKVPPPPPAHALQRRARPRQRARLGAPRAALAGAASRPGSARLGSALPCLPPPGLLRRLLGLAIKISGSDAEASARRSSFLSATPGSPEGSVPMALLLRLGCSLLALSTCLLPRARADCGRDCAACAYHLGPRAGIHPLACTLECEGKLPSAKAWETCKELLQLAKLDLSEDGNIAPGDKKELDENHLLAKKYGGFMKRYGGFMKKMDELYRAEPEDEANGGEILAKRYGGFMKKDSDDDALANSSDLLKELLGTGDNPEAAHYRDVNENDGDVSKRYGGFMRSTKRSPELEDEAKELQKRYGGFMRRVGRPEWWLDYQKRYGGFLKRFADSILPSEEDGETYSKEVPEMEKRYGGFMRF, encoded by the exons ATGGCGGGGCGGTGGTGCCGGGGGGGATGTCGTAGCGGCCGCGTCAGCGGGAGCCCGACGGCGATTGGGGGAGGCCGCCCTGTCCCCGCGGTCCCCAATTATAAagtgccgccgccgccgcccgcacACGCTCTGCAGCGGCGcgcccggccccggcagcgGGCTCGGCTCGGCGCCCCCCGAGCCGCCCTcgctggagctgccagcaggcccggctcggctcggctcggctcggctctgccctgcctgcctcccccGGGGCTTCTCCGTAGGCTGCTCGGTCTCGCTATAAAGATCAGTGGCTCCGACGCCGAGGCTTCAGCAAGGCGCAGCTCCTTTCTCTCAGCAACTCCCGGGAGCCCCGAGGGCAGCGT CCCCATGGCGTTGCTCCTGAGACTCGGCTGCTCGCTGCTGGCCCTCAGCACCTGCCTGCTCCCGAGGGCCCGCGCCGACTGCGGCCGCGACTGCGCCGCCTGCGCCTACCACCTGGGACCCCGCGCCGGCATCCACCCCCTG GCATGTACACTAGAATGCGAAGGAAAACTGCCTTCTGCCAAAGCCTGGGAGACCTGCAAGGAGCTCTTGCAACTGGCAAAGCTGGATCTTTCTGAGGATGGCAACATTGCTCCAGGAGACAAGAAAGAGCTGGACGAGAACCATTTGCTTGCGAAGAAGTACGGAGGCTTCATGAAAAGATACGGGGGtttcatgaagaaaatggaTGAGCTCTATCGGGCAGAGCCAGAGGATGAAGCTAATGGAGGAGAAATCCTGGCTAAGAGGTATGGAGGGTTTATGAAGAAAGACTCGGATGATGATGCCCTTGCCAACTCCTCTGACCTCCTGAAGGAGCTTCTGGGAACAGGGGATAACCCCGAAGCGGCGCACTACCGAGACGTAAATGAAAACGACGGCGATGTCAGCAAAAGATACGGAGGGTTCATGAGAAGCACAAAGCGCAGCCCTGAGTTGGAAGACGAGGCCAAAGAGCTGCAAAAGAGATATGGTGGCTTCATGAGAAGAGTGGGCAGGCCAGAGTGGTGGCTGGATTACCAGAAACGATATGGTGGGTTCCTTAAGCGCTTTGCCGACTCCATTCTCCCTTCAGAAGAAGATGGGGAAACTTATTCCAAAGAAGTCCCAGAGATGGAAAAGAGATACGGTGGTTTTATGAGATTTTAA